DNA from Granulicella arctica:
ACTGAGTCCGGTCCATGCCTCGCGCTTCAGGTAGCTGTAGACGCCTTGATACTGCAGGCGGCCAAAGCGCGGGTTGCTGTACACGCGATAGGTAAACCCAGCCGTACCTTCGAGAACCGCACGCGTAGCCGCACCGCAGCTCGCTGACGGATCGTAAGGTGCGCCGCCAGCCGTGCCGATGGAGCCCAGACCCGAGGTCGGTACCGACGGCAGCGTCTCGGTATTGCATCCCGAGGTCGCAACAGAGACAGGAGCATAACCAACTAGCTTGCCGGCATCTGTACCAACAGTGCTCAAATAGACCGTGCGCTGCGCATACTCGCCACCGGCGTAACCAAAAATATCAAGCTTCTTGGTGGGATGCAGCTCCACCGAGAAGAGACCCTGGTAAGCCTTGATCGGAGCAAGCGTGCCGTCAGGATGAACCGTTGTGTCAGGAAGCGTCGATGTGCCGTAGCGGCCTACACCCGTTCCGCCAAGGGTATGAATCCCGATATCGGCAAAGTGGGTTACCGGGAAGCGAGCGTTCGCGAGGAAGCCGCCGCCAACCTTGGTGTCGTTCTGAGCACCTGAGGCAGAGGGCGTCGCGAGTGTCTGGTTAGGATAATAGCGGTCACGGAAGAAGCGTGTGAGACCGCCGACTTCATAGTGACCGTAGTGCTTCGTATCGTAAGCAAACTTCACAATGATATCCGGGGCAATGTTATCCGAGTAATTGGCCGTCGCGTTATAGAGACCGCCGCCAGTACCTGCATTGCCCAGGAAGAAGTTGGCGTTCGCGTTCGTCGCCGAGTAGATGATCTGCGCCTCTTCGAGCGAAAGAGCCGCCGTCAACCCACCGATCTTCTGCTGCACCCGAATCGCCGGCTGACGAGCCCAGCTGAAACCAACGTGGTAGTTCGGGTCCACGGTCATCGGCAGGTTCTCCGTCCGATTGTCTGTTCCCTTCTTCGTCTCGGTCACAAGCGACCACATCTGACCACCGCTAACGGTGAAGCCGCTCTGTGTTGCAGCCTGACCGTAGATCACTCGCTGGCGAAGCGTATAGCTGTTGCTCTGGTTGCTGTTGCTGGTCACGCCGGCAGAGAGAAAGTCAGCCTCGAAGTATCCAGCCAGCTTGAAGGTGCCTGCATTGCCCTCGAAGAGACCACCAAGGCGGCTCTGGCGTCCAGAGAAGTTGAACTCGCTGACATGCGCCTGACCCGAGTTCATAAAGGGAGTCGAGTTGAAAGGCGTGGCAATATCCGATGCCGTTGCGCGCGAGCGGTACACCGACTCTGCCGCGAAGAAGGCAACCGGTGTAATCGTCACACCCTTATAGTGGATCGCCAACGGCGACTCGATCTTCTCCGTCAGATCCTTCTTCGTGTCGCTGATCGTCTGCGCCAGGCCCGAATTCGAAGCCTTCAAGTCATTGACCGTCGAGTTCAATGTCGAAACCGCATCCGCGTTCGCCTGTACGCTCGAGCTCACGCTCTGTGCCGTTGCCGTCGCAGTTGCAGCAGCCGCATTCGCCGACTGTGCATCCGCCGCAGCCGTCGCCAACTTCGCATCCTTCTCCGCATTCTGTGACTTCAACGCGTTGATCTGTGCCTGTTGGCTCTGCATCTGTTCGCGCAGCTCGCGAATCTCGCGCTCCGTTGCGGACTCAACATGCTTCACCACACGCTTCTGCGTCTTCGACGTCTTTGTCGTGGTCTGCGCCGGAACGGATACTGATCCTGCGATCAATACCATGGCAACGGCAGCCATTAATTGCTTGGTCATGGAACCTCTCTAAGATGAAAAGCACAGAACAGCCCTATAAAAGCGATTCGGGCTTTCGCCCAAAACCCTGGCCACTCTTTGGTTTTATGAATCGAGCTTCCCAAAACCAGATGAATGGACGGAGAATTCGCCCGGCTATTCACGGAAAATTGACATAATCCACCTCATCACCATCCGTCCCGCATCACCCCAGCCGTGACGAGTCCTTCCAGCGAACCTCCATCGTCATGTACCGTAGAACATGATTTCTTTCCGCTGTGGTGCCGTCCTCCCCGCCCTCATCGCGTTCTCTTCCGCATGCCTAGCCACACCATCGCACGCCCAGGCCCTGAAACTCATCCCCGTTCCCCGCGAGGTCCACTCCCTCACCACCCAATCTCTCCCAAACGGCGTCCACATCCTCTGCACCGCTTGCAACGCTGACGACCAGTTCACCGCCGACGACCTCTCCAATACGCTCCAGTCCCGCGACATTACCGTCTCCAGCGCCTCCGGCTTCCGCATCGAACTCACCCGCCTCGCCTCCCATCCCGTCCCCCGCTTCACCGACGAGATGCGTCCTGAAGGCTACGTCATCTCCGCCTCTGGCAACACCCTCACTGTTACCGCCGCCACCGCCGAAGGCATCTTCTACGGAGCCCAGACCGTAAAACAGCTCATCGACGGCAGCGGCTCCTCCGCCATCCTCCACACCGCCGACATCCGCGACTGGCCCGCCATGAAATACCGCGGCCTCGACGATGACCTCTCCCGCGGTCCCGTCCCAACCCTCGATTTTCAGAAAAAGCAAATCCGTACTATCGCCGCTTACAAGATCAACATCTACTCCCCTTACTTCGAGCACACGATGCAGTACACCAGCATCCCGCTCATGGCCCCTCCCGGCGGCTCCATCACCCAAGCCCAGGCCCGCGAGCTCGTAGCCTATGCCGCCAAATACCACGTCACCATCATCCCCGAGCAGGAAGCCTTCGGCCACCTCCACTACCTCCTCAACTGGGAGCAGTACACTCCTATCTCCGAAACCCCTCACGGTCAGGTCATGGCCCCCGGCCAGCCCGACAGCCTCAAGCTCACCCACGAGATGTTCGCTGAACTTGCCGCCATCTACCCAGGCCCCTTCCTCCATCTCGGAGCCGACGAGACCGTTGAGCTGGGCAAAGGCCAGACCAAGGCCACCGTCGATGCCCAGGGCCTCGGCACGGTCTATCTGGACCACATGCAGAAGATCGTCGCCGATCTACAGCCGCTTCACCGCAAGCTCCTTTTCTGGGGAGACATCGCCATGCACGACCCCGATCTCGTCAAGAAGCTACCCGCCGACTTCAAACGCGAAACCATCGCCGTCGCCTGGGAGTACAACCCCCAACCCAACGGCTTCGCCCGCTGGATCGACCCCTTCACAAAGGCCGGCATCGAA
Protein-coding regions in this window:
- a CDS encoding glycoside hydrolase family 20 zincin-like fold domain-containing protein; translated protein: MISFRCGAVLPALIAFSSACLATPSHAQALKLIPVPREVHSLTTQSLPNGVHILCTACNADDQFTADDLSNTLQSRDITVSSASGFRIELTRLASHPVPRFTDEMRPEGYVISASGNTLTVTAATAEGIFYGAQTVKQLIDGSGSSAILHTADIRDWPAMKYRGLDDDLSRGPVPTLDFQKKQIRTIAAYKINIYSPYFEHTMQYTSIPLMAPPGGSITQAQARELVAYAAKYHVTIIPEQEAFGHLHYLLNWEQYTPISETPHGQVMAPGQPDSLKLTHEMFAELAAIYPGPFLHLGADETVELGKGQTKATVDAQGLGTVYLDHMQKIVADLQPLHRKLLFWGDIAMHDPDLVKKLPADFKRETIAVAWEYNPQPNGFARWIDPFTKAGIETWVAPGINNWSRVYPNWNIAFANIQQFTAQGQTAGATGQLNTIWNDDGETLANNDWYGILFGAEAAWHKGEASIPTFQSSYGQVFHGDITGKIDQAQQELMAAHQLLHDTALKSDVADLVFWIDPWSVDGQREASQIRPVLSQLRLHAERAITLIAQARNINPDLREQDALDALDLGARRMDLIGLKFQISDEIAADYAHAYALQTSTNKDDHSDVTRALGDINNAANGKLQDLRNGYSLTRDLYETAWLKSNRPYFLRNNLARFDFTIQLWLGRIDQLRSAQRQWTNAHTIPPATQLGIPQPQL